A single region of the Serinus canaria isolate serCan28SL12 chromosome 1, serCan2020, whole genome shotgun sequence genome encodes:
- the CHORDC1 gene encoding cysteine and histidine-rich domain-containing protein 1: MSLLCYNRGCGQRFDPENNTEGSCTYHPGVPVFHDALKGWSCCKRRTTDFSDFLSIVGCTKGFHNSEKPPEPVKPEVKTTSERKELAELKPKFQEHIIQAPKPLETIKRPSPDEPMTNLQLKVSASLKQALDKLKLSSENEGRKEEDSDEIKIGTACKNAGCSKTYEGPHSTEEVCIYHSGVPIFHEGMKYWSCCKRKTSDFNTFLAQEGCTRGTHVWTKKDAGTKVVPCRHDWHQTGGEVTVSVYAKNSIPDLSYVEANSTMVNIHIVFEGEKEFHRSVKLWGVIDVKRSYVNMTATKIELTMRKAEPLLWASLELPVSNTQPKQESSDQ, translated from the exons ATGTCGCTGCTCTGCTACAACCGGGGCTGCGGGCAGCGCTTCGACCCCGAGAACAACACGGAGG GTTCATGCACATACCATCCAGGTGTGCCcgtttttcatgatgctctCAAA GGTTGGTCATGTTGTAAGAGGAGAACAACAGACTTTTCTGACTTCTTAAGCATTGTG GGCTGTACAAAGGGTTTCCATAACAGCGAGAAACCTCCTGAGCCTGTTAAACCAGAAGTCAAAACTACCTCTGAACGAAAGGAGCTGGCTGAACTGAAACCCAAATTTCAAGAACACATAATTCAGGCACCAAAACCATTGGAAACAATTAAGAGACCAAG CCCAGATGAGCCAATGACAAATTTGCAGCTGAAAGTGTCAGCTTCCTTGAAACAAGCTCTCGATAAACTGAAACTGTCATCAGAAAACGAAGGGAGAAAAG AGGAAGATAGTGATGAAATCAAGATTGGGACGGCATGTAAAAATGCAGGCTGTTCAAAA ACATACGAAGGACCGCACAGCACAGAAGAAGTATGTATATACCATTCTGGTGTACCTATTTTCCATGAAGG GATGAAGTATTGGAGCTgttgtaaaagaaaaacttctgaCTTCAATACATTTTTAGCTCAAGAAGGCTGCACAAGAGGAACACACGTATGGACTAAAAAGGATGCA GGTACAAAAGTAGTTCCATGCAGGCATGATTGGCACCAGACTGGAGGAGAAGTGACTGTTTCTGTATATGCTAAAAACTCTATCCCTGATCTGAGCTACGTAGAAGCTAATAGCACAATG gtAAATATCCATATTGTatttgaaggagaaaaggagtTTCATCGTAGTGTGAAGTTATGGGGA GTGATCGATGTAAAGAGGAGTTACGTGAACATGACTGCTACAAAGATTGAGCTCACTATGAGGAAAGCAGAGCCCCTGCTATGGGCAAGTCTGGAGTTACCAGTATCCAACACACAACCAAAACAGGAGAGTTCAGATCAATAA